One Lysobacter enzymogenes DNA segment encodes these proteins:
- a CDS encoding phage tail protein, translating to MGSRKKQTVGYRYLFGLHMGLARGPLDEIVEIRVGDREAWKGSITKSGRILINKPDLFGGDKGEGGIKGTLDVLMGDADQAVLPALAALHGTPTPAFRGSATQYFDGQIAANNPYPKPWKERARRALAGWDGAPWYPEKAVIWLANGAIRAMNPAHILVECLTNRDWGRGLDRGLLDEASYRRAADTLHAEGFGLCLRWARQTSISDFMQVVIDHIGAAQYTDRSTGRSTLRLLRDDYRIEDLPVFDYESGLLAIEEDEGGAQDGAVNQVIVTWYDPIKDEERQIRVQDLAGIQATGGVASTTTEYRGLPTAELAARVGTRDLSIACSALKRFKVRVDRRGGVLAPGSVFCIRDPFREIGTLVLRAGTFDDGKLAEGSVLVAAVQDVFGLPATSYLQPQPPVWTPPDRNPQPAPTRRLFEAGYRDLATTLDSAALAALPADAGLVLAVGEQPGGLALNYILSTRVGGGAYSEAGTGDWCPTAVLAGALSATTTAAQLAAGRALDQVAVGTAAWIEDELTRVVAIDPQAQTAALARGCADTVPVPHGEGARIWFYDDFAAADPTDYSAGETVEAKLLTRTSSAQLDPALAPVDSVKLAQRQARPYPPGDLKLAGARYPAAVNGDLVVGWAHRDRRLQSDQLVDHGQGSIGPEAGTSYMLRLLDAIAGTALDSPAPITGTSYTAALKGVYRLRAEVGSTRDGLVSWQKATHTFDFKNGLLRSETSDELVTEAGDYLLME from the coding sequence GTGGGTAGTCGCAAGAAGCAGACGGTCGGGTACCGCTACCTGTTCGGATTGCACATGGGCCTCGCACGAGGACCGCTGGACGAGATTGTCGAGATCCGGGTCGGGGACCGCGAAGCCTGGAAAGGCTCGATCACCAAGAGCGGCCGCATTCTGATCAACAAGCCCGACCTGTTCGGCGGCGACAAGGGCGAGGGTGGCATCAAGGGCACGCTCGACGTGTTGATGGGCGACGCCGACCAAGCGGTGCTGCCGGCCCTGGCCGCGCTGCACGGCACGCCCACCCCGGCATTCCGCGGCAGCGCCACTCAGTATTTCGACGGCCAGATCGCGGCGAACAACCCGTACCCCAAGCCCTGGAAGGAACGCGCGCGCCGCGCGCTGGCCGGGTGGGACGGCGCGCCTTGGTATCCTGAGAAGGCGGTGATCTGGCTCGCCAATGGCGCCATCCGCGCGATGAACCCGGCGCACATCCTGGTCGAGTGCCTGACGAACCGGGATTGGGGCCGTGGCCTGGACCGCGGCCTGCTGGACGAGGCCAGCTACCGGCGCGCCGCCGACACACTGCACGCTGAAGGCTTTGGCCTGTGCCTGCGCTGGGCGCGGCAGACCTCGATCAGCGATTTCATGCAGGTCGTGATCGACCACATCGGCGCCGCGCAGTATACGGATCGCAGCACCGGCCGCTCGACGCTGCGTTTGCTACGCGACGACTACCGGATCGAGGACCTGCCGGTGTTCGACTACGAGTCCGGCCTGCTTGCAATCGAGGAGGACGAGGGCGGCGCGCAGGACGGCGCGGTCAATCAGGTCATCGTGACTTGGTACGACCCGATCAAGGACGAAGAACGGCAGATCCGGGTGCAGGATTTGGCCGGCATCCAAGCGACCGGCGGCGTCGCCTCGACCACCACCGAGTACCGCGGCCTGCCGACCGCCGAGCTCGCGGCGCGGGTCGGCACGCGCGACCTGTCGATTGCCTGTTCGGCCTTGAAGCGGTTCAAGGTCCGGGTCGATCGCCGCGGTGGCGTCCTCGCGCCCGGCAGCGTGTTCTGCATCCGCGACCCGTTCCGCGAGATCGGCACCCTCGTGCTGCGCGCGGGCACGTTCGATGACGGTAAGCTGGCCGAGGGCTCCGTCCTGGTCGCGGCGGTGCAGGACGTTTTTGGTCTGCCGGCGACGAGCTATTTGCAACCGCAGCCGCCGGTGTGGACGCCGCCGGACCGAAACCCGCAGCCGGCGCCGACGCGACGACTCTTCGAGGCCGGTTACCGGGATCTGGCCACCACGCTCGATTCCGCCGCGCTGGCGGCGTTGCCGGCGGACGCGGGGCTGGTCCTGGCGGTGGGCGAACAGCCCGGCGGCCTGGCGCTGAACTACATCCTGAGCACGCGGGTCGGAGGTGGCGCCTACAGCGAGGCCGGCACCGGCGATTGGTGCCCGACCGCGGTCCTGGCCGGCGCGTTGTCGGCGACGACGACGGCCGCCCAGCTGGCGGCCGGGCGCGCGCTGGACCAAGTGGCGGTCGGCACCGCGGCCTGGATCGAGGACGAGCTGACCCGCGTGGTGGCGATCGACCCGCAGGCCCAGACCGCGGCACTGGCGCGCGGGTGCGCGGACACCGTGCCGGTGCCCCACGGCGAAGGCGCCCGGATCTGGTTCTACGACGACTTCGCTGCGGCCGACCCAACGGACTACAGCGCCGGGGAGACCGTCGAGGCCAAGCTGCTGACGCGCACGTCGAGCGCGCAGTTGGACCCGGCGTTGGCGCCGGTGGACAGCGTTAAACTGGCGCAGCGCCAAGCGCGGCCGTACCCGCCTGGCGATCTGAAGCTGGCCGGCGCCCGCTATCCGGCCGCCGTCAACGGCGACCTGGTGGTGGGCTGGGCGCATCGCGACCGGCGCCTGCAGAGCGACCAGTTGGTCGATCACGGCCAAGGCTCGATCGGACCGGAGGCCGGCACCTCCTATATGCTGCGCTTGCTAGACGCCATTGCCGGCACGGCCCTCGACAGCCCGGCGCCGATCACCGGCACCAGCTACACCGCTGCGCTCAAGGGTGTGTACCGGCTGCGAGCCGAGGTTGGCTCGACACGCGATGGTCTGGTGAGCTGGCAGAAGGCCACGCATACCTTCGACTTCAAAAACGGCCTGCTGCGGTCGGAGACCAGCGACGAGCTGGTGACCGAAGCCGGCGATTACCTGCTGATGGAATGA
- a CDS encoding phage BR0599 family protein, which yields MSFDQFERSTAAGNPRRLYEFVRGGQRWRYTGGDRDFQLDTQTFRAIAISDDGIRQSGHVASDVLTITAPGDFDVARLYRGLPPSTEVAVFVRDIHEGDAEARVSWVGRIAGVNRPKLETSEVRCQSLDAALGQPGLRLTWTRPCPYTLYDRNCRVNPEAHRVPATLATVAGNVVTAGAFGLLPDGWLAGGFLAWDLGEAGIERRGIRFHEGERLILLGAGDGLRVGQALVAYPGCARTIAVCHSKFANAPNYGGVPGLPGKSPFDGTPVF from the coding sequence ATGAGCTTCGACCAATTCGAGCGCTCGACTGCCGCGGGCAATCCCCGGCGGTTGTACGAGTTCGTCCGCGGTGGTCAACGCTGGCGATACACCGGCGGTGATCGCGACTTCCAGCTCGACACCCAGACGTTCCGCGCCATCGCGATCAGCGATGACGGCATCCGCCAGTCCGGCCACGTCGCCAGCGATGTGCTGACGATCACCGCGCCGGGCGACTTCGACGTGGCGCGGCTCTATCGCGGCTTGCCGCCGTCGACTGAGGTTGCTGTGTTCGTCCGCGACATCCACGAAGGCGATGCCGAGGCCCGCGTGTCCTGGGTGGGCCGCATCGCGGGGGTCAATCGACCCAAGCTGGAAACCAGCGAGGTGCGTTGCCAGTCGCTGGACGCCGCGCTCGGCCAGCCGGGCTTACGGCTGACTTGGACGCGCCCGTGTCCCTACACGCTGTACGACCGCAACTGCCGCGTGAACCCGGAGGCGCATCGGGTGCCGGCGACGCTGGCGACGGTCGCCGGCAACGTCGTGACGGCCGGCGCCTTCGGCCTGCTCCCCGATGGCTGGTTGGCCGGCGGGTTCCTGGCCTGGGATCTGGGCGAGGCCGGCATCGAGCGGCGCGGCATCCGATTCCACGAGGGCGAGCGGCTGATCCTGCTCGGCGCCGGCGACGGGCTGCGCGTCGGTCAAGCCCTCGTCGCCTATCCGGGCTGCGCCCGAACCATCGCCGTCTGCCACAGCAAGTTCGCCAATGCCCCGAACTACGGCGGCGTGCCGGGACTGCCAGGTAAATCCCCCTTCGACGGCACCCCCGTCTTCTAA
- a CDS encoding tape measure protein, protein MLNPMANRDTTITLLVRANAAQLNQALQQSGTWVRSFASDAERAGARSKKQFDQVRGSVAAISSQLSQTKHQLVVFLGLQGLGDVVGRLVKAADSYANLSAKIKLATTSQASFNQAEATVFAVAQRTSTSLDATATLFGRLSSALREQGTSQRDVLGLTETINKALAVSGATGAEAASTILQLSQAFASGTLRGDEFNSVNDAAPRLMRALADSMGVTVGQLRKLAEEGKLTSEQLRKAFSGEQARKIAAEFGQLPLTIERSLTQLDNAFTRFIGQQDRASGVSSTVAQAIQGVSQNFDGLASAVGVVAVAALGRLVSTLTLAGAAKVQSMRETRRLAQEELAQARAVETAAQAELSRARALALGGAGSARAAAAEAALAAAQARTAAATRAATVAVGAKAVAVRALSSVLTLMGGPLGLAITGVTLLATAFANASANARAAKLEFEGTIKAAQQFREQQDIDAGVDVGKRLIAQREQLQKELESLQILRQGAGSVYGGIHENPGQSSMRWLWGEDVDAEISRVQAQLKRTNTEFDTVRKSLVELRSAQASGGRTTQQASKDAAGFAKSLTDQNEKLKVERIEREKGLRAALEYQAAKAAGVKDATRLTEATRKLIDEQVREREAAKTATAEDRAQAEARREADRAQKAAERLAKQGEKASERDEKKERKTDDELNRTVAEADANLLRNRGDTAAARQRELLLEHRDSLAELLQRGRTSDWLKLNLSIDTEVARAQLDDLQAQVDRVFGDQSRQEQSIQTRQQAGLLTEIGARRELLDLHGRTAAEVDQLLPKVDALAAKTGSPEVIERVKDLAAQIAALKTQSNELVVTLTNGFETGLGNALEGLATGTLTLRQALTGLVQDMARSLAQLASQQLAGLAIAKLTSVVGKIVGGGKTPDIAQPDPVQAAAAGAAYATPIAGASAALGVAGGVVLKAATAMQAAAATLAAANATKGASGFFAAGGFTGIGPKYAPAGIVHRGEFVNRREVVRQPGARSFLERFNRVGMAALNGLRGFASGGFVSPAPTARAPVRRPVSERSEASAPEPRSSQITNVLYLDPREIVNVMGTQAGRQVILSTIRANAPTVRQDLG, encoded by the coding sequence TTGCTGAATCCAATGGCGAATCGTGACACCACAATTACATTGTTGGTGCGCGCGAACGCGGCCCAGCTTAACCAAGCGTTGCAGCAATCCGGGACGTGGGTTCGTAGTTTCGCATCGGATGCCGAGCGAGCGGGTGCCCGGAGCAAGAAGCAGTTCGACCAAGTCCGCGGTAGCGTTGCCGCGATCAGCTCACAGCTGTCGCAGACGAAGCACCAACTGGTCGTCTTCCTCGGGCTACAAGGGCTGGGCGATGTTGTCGGGCGACTGGTCAAGGCCGCCGACAGCTACGCGAACCTGTCGGCCAAGATCAAGCTGGCCACGACGTCGCAGGCTAGCTTTAATCAGGCCGAGGCGACGGTTTTCGCAGTCGCGCAGCGCACCTCCACCTCGCTCGATGCGACCGCGACCCTGTTCGGGCGACTGAGCAGTGCGCTGCGCGAGCAGGGCACCTCCCAGCGCGACGTGCTGGGACTGACTGAGACCATCAACAAGGCGCTGGCGGTCTCCGGCGCCACGGGGGCCGAGGCCGCCTCGACCATCTTGCAGCTGAGCCAGGCGTTCGCTTCCGGCACACTGCGCGGCGACGAGTTCAACTCCGTCAACGACGCAGCGCCGCGCCTCATGCGGGCCCTGGCCGACAGCATGGGCGTCACGGTCGGTCAGCTGCGCAAGCTGGCGGAGGAGGGCAAGCTCACCAGCGAGCAGTTGCGCAAGGCGTTCTCGGGAGAGCAGGCCAGAAAGATCGCGGCCGAGTTCGGCCAACTGCCGCTCACGATCGAACGCAGCTTGACGCAACTCGACAACGCATTCACCCGCTTCATCGGTCAGCAGGATCGAGCCAGCGGCGTGTCCTCCACGGTAGCTCAAGCGATCCAGGGGGTGTCGCAAAACTTCGACGGTTTGGCCAGTGCGGTGGGCGTGGTTGCTGTCGCTGCATTGGGCCGGCTTGTTTCGACGCTGACTTTGGCCGGCGCGGCCAAGGTCCAGAGCATGCGCGAAACCCGCCGGCTGGCGCAGGAGGAACTGGCGCAAGCCAGAGCGGTTGAGACTGCCGCCCAGGCAGAGCTCAGTCGTGCCCGCGCGCTGGCGCTGGGCGGGGCCGGCAGTGCGCGAGCGGCGGCGGCCGAGGCCGCTTTGGCAGCCGCGCAAGCGCGGACTGCGGCGGCAACCCGGGCCGCGACGGTAGCGGTCGGAGCAAAAGCGGTCGCCGTGCGCGCACTGTCCTCCGTCCTGACGTTGATGGGCGGCCCGCTGGGTTTGGCCATTACAGGCGTGACGCTGTTGGCGACCGCGTTCGCTAATGCCAGCGCCAACGCGAGGGCCGCGAAACTTGAGTTCGAAGGGACTATCAAAGCCGCTCAGCAGTTCCGTGAGCAGCAGGACATCGACGCGGGCGTCGACGTAGGCAAGAGGTTAATCGCCCAGCGCGAGCAGCTGCAGAAGGAACTGGAAAGCCTGCAGATCCTGAGGCAAGGCGCCGGCTCGGTCTACGGTGGTATCCATGAGAATCCGGGGCAGAGCAGCATGCGCTGGCTCTGGGGCGAGGACGTCGATGCAGAGATTTCTCGTGTCCAGGCGCAGCTGAAGCGTACCAACACCGAGTTCGATACCGTTCGTAAGTCGCTTGTTGAATTGCGCTCAGCTCAGGCGAGCGGGGGACGTACCACGCAGCAGGCCAGCAAGGACGCTGCTGGCTTTGCTAAGTCTCTGACGGATCAGAACGAGAAGCTCAAGGTTGAGCGGATCGAGCGGGAGAAGGGCCTCCGTGCCGCGTTGGAGTATCAGGCCGCCAAGGCTGCGGGCGTCAAGGATGCCACGCGGCTCACCGAGGCGACTCGGAAGCTGATCGATGAACAGGTCCGAGAGCGAGAGGCCGCGAAGACGGCGACCGCGGAGGATCGCGCTCAAGCCGAGGCCAGGCGCGAAGCCGATCGCGCGCAGAAAGCGGCCGAACGGCTCGCCAAGCAAGGAGAGAAGGCTTCCGAGCGCGATGAAAAGAAGGAGCGCAAGACCGACGACGAGCTCAACCGGACCGTAGCTGAGGCCGACGCCAACCTGCTGCGTAATCGGGGCGACACGGCCGCGGCCCGGCAGCGCGAGCTGCTGCTGGAGCATCGCGACTCGCTGGCCGAACTACTGCAGCGTGGGCGGACCAGTGACTGGCTGAAGCTGAACCTCAGTATCGATACCGAGGTGGCCCGCGCTCAGCTGGACGATCTCCAGGCGCAAGTCGATCGCGTGTTCGGCGATCAATCGCGCCAAGAGCAGTCGATCCAGACCCGTCAACAGGCGGGCCTGCTGACCGAGATCGGGGCGCGCCGCGAGCTGCTGGATCTGCATGGCCGCACCGCCGCCGAGGTCGACCAACTGCTCCCCAAGGTGGATGCCCTGGCCGCCAAGACCGGCTCGCCCGAAGTGATCGAGCGAGTCAAGGATCTTGCAGCACAGATCGCTGCGCTGAAGACGCAGTCGAACGAGCTGGTGGTGACGCTCACCAATGGCTTTGAGACGGGCTTGGGCAATGCGCTGGAAGGACTGGCCACCGGCACGTTGACGCTGCGGCAGGCGCTGACAGGATTGGTGCAGGACATGGCCCGGTCCTTGGCGCAACTGGCGTCGCAGCAATTGGCGGGGCTGGCGATCGCCAAGCTGACGTCGGTCGTTGGGAAAATTGTGGGCGGGGGTAAGACGCCCGACATCGCCCAGCCCGACCCGGTCCAAGCGGCGGCCGCAGGCGCCGCCTACGCCACCCCGATCGCGGGCGCGTCGGCCGCACTGGGCGTGGCCGGCGGTGTGGTGCTCAAGGCTGCCACCGCCATGCAAGCCGCGGCGGCGACGTTGGCGGCCGCCAATGCGACCAAGGGCGCGAGCGGATTCTTCGCGGCGGGTGGTTTTACCGGGATCGGCCCGAAGTACGCACCGGCCGGCATCGTCCACCGCGGCGAATTCGTCAATCGCCGGGAAGTTGTGCGCCAACCAGGTGCGCGGTCCTTCTTGGAACGTTTCAACCGCGTAGGCATGGCGGCGTTGAACGGGCTGCGTGGGTTCGCGAGTGGTGGCTTTGTATCGCCTGCTCCGACCGCGCGTGCGCCTGTGCGCCGACCGGTCTCGGAGCGATCGGAGGCCAGTGCGCCCGAGCCGCGGTCCTCGCAAATCACCAATGTGCTGTATCTGGACCCACGCGAGATCGTAAACGTCATGGGCACGCAGGCCGGCCGACAGGTGATTCTGTCCACAATCCGAGCCAATGCTCCAACAGTTCGTCAAGATCTGGGCTAA
- a CDS encoding RHS repeat-associated core domain-containing protein codes for MDNLLPGVRESRPLNYHVAGMVVFKNRVDYKYELSPEKIVTGSWTYIGGGTTFEEAEAREKAKYDKQSTDAGCAPNTSFVWETWQPQAFGPNGDTTLEERKYTVKYQVKDFGTVCKSTTLRNSLTYIMRGRDIACPNTMATIWNASQQACVGIVSTAFDHRKRYSGPILPTSKCDVGNPCDPSTGDKMQPEPDFDLGWISFTRYFHSLTTTPMSSFGDGWTHSHNLRLTAGEDPTSSSGAIHVGLIEADGSQLSFTEIGNAYEADNGSGDRVVKDSGLWYLYRGDRVLLFDADGRLKEQQFEDGTGLTYAYDGMSRLSAITHSSGRSLTFEYAGDNRVAPLSAIRSAGAALATYTYTTAGQVETVTYADAKTRRYHYEDTRFPRYLTGVTGEDEQRYSTFAYDAKGRVISSQHAGGADGVALSYPATGGTVVTDALGEVTTFGLTGDTTAPPKINGINNTSGTAATTYNDEATDFRRRVASITDRKGTETRYAYAEGLDPDTYDPNRIETITEAYGKPEQRVRTVVTDTKSNRLSQTTIGNRLTRINRNSRMQPDTVTVRDTATNAARTTTYAYCESADVSAANSACPILGLLKSVDGPRTDVSDVTTFEYYGSDDSTCATTPALCTYRKGDLRKTIDALGRATEVLGYDPQGRPLSVLDANGVVTDYEYTARGWLTATKVRGADNAVETDDRITRIEHEPDGLVKKVTLPGGVYTRYTYNAARQLTDVIDNAGNTIHYTLDLAGNIKQQDTKTASGALKHTLSRVFNTLGQLQTLKDSAQNATGFAYDNNGNPREATDALGRVTTQTYDPLDRLGTTLQDAGGLAAETKLQYTALDQIAKVTDPNGLSTAYVYNGFGDRTKLTSPDTGITNYTYNEAGLLATKKDANDAAANRYTYDALGRPKAIFYTAAGPADVEYDYDTVNAECTAGQTFALGRLTASRTEGNELKYCYDRFGQVVRKVQIVSGKSFTLKYAYTIGGHLYTVTYPDGTTVDYARDTQARIKEIGVRPYGGTRTVLLNNAAYEPFGPVAGWTYGNGRTLSRTYDLDYRPKTIFDAASGGLSLGYGYNTIGELIELKDGLQSASLAGYEYDTLGRLTKTLDGVNPMETYSYDKTGNRKSLLHGGITDAYVYPATNHRLSSVAGVARAYNAVGNTTSVGGTAKQYVYNANDRLSQFKQAGAIRASYRYNAISERVATTGATTTAIDTYTLYDESGNWIGDYDSAGAAKQQAVWFGSAPVGLVVGSGSTQTLQYVQPDHLGTPRAVIDPNRNVAIWTWDAKSEAFGNSPPNQDPDLDGTAFEFNMRFPGQRYDATSGLIYNYFRDYDPSVGRYLQSDPIGLQGGISTYAYAFNAPATEYDPYGLAPPGRTATPTRPRPPVLDRMAPGASRIYTRKEFTERFGPFTGEVERQLDRGCVGVASIYQNMGFNMPENAPGAQCFKTQDEADRKAKECKSDMVWVKQGIWRNKNESTITPHSIMGKKGNDPNNPSEAFNYITWLPDEELYVIMNYRIEDVPANGPQLIEVRSSHNSQITPNSTYPNQIFCTVCSVNNK; via the coding sequence GCGGGGTCGGGACATCGCCTGCCCCAACACCATGGCCACAATCTGGAACGCGAGCCAGCAGGCCTGCGTCGGCATCGTCAGCACGGCGTTCGATCATCGCAAGCGCTACTCCGGCCCAATCTTGCCCACAAGCAAGTGCGACGTCGGCAATCCCTGTGACCCCTCGACCGGCGACAAGATGCAGCCGGAGCCGGACTTCGACCTGGGCTGGATCAGCTTCACCCGCTACTTCCACTCGCTCACCACGACGCCGATGAGCAGCTTCGGCGACGGCTGGACCCACTCGCATAACCTGCGGCTGACCGCGGGCGAGGACCCGACCAGTTCCAGCGGGGCGATCCATGTCGGCCTGATCGAAGCCGACGGCTCGCAGCTGTCGTTCACCGAGATCGGCAATGCGTACGAGGCCGATAACGGCAGCGGCGACCGCGTGGTGAAGGACAGCGGCCTCTGGTACCTGTATCGCGGCGATCGCGTCCTGTTGTTCGATGCGGACGGCCGCCTGAAGGAGCAGCAGTTCGAGGATGGCACCGGGCTGACGTATGCCTATGACGGCATGTCGCGCCTCAGCGCCATCACCCACAGCAGCGGCCGCAGCCTGACGTTCGAGTACGCCGGCGACAATCGCGTCGCGCCGCTTTCGGCGATCCGCTCGGCCGGCGCCGCCCTGGCGACCTACACCTACACCACGGCCGGCCAGGTCGAGACCGTCACCTACGCCGACGCCAAGACCCGCCGTTACCACTACGAAGACACCCGCTTCCCGCGTTACCTGACCGGCGTCACCGGCGAGGACGAACAGCGTTACAGCACCTTCGCCTACGACGCCAAGGGCCGGGTGATTTCCAGCCAGCATGCCGGCGGCGCCGACGGCGTCGCCCTGAGCTATCCCGCTACAGGTGGCACCGTCGTCACCGATGCCCTCGGCGAAGTGACGACCTTCGGGCTGACCGGCGACACCACCGCACCGCCCAAGATCAATGGCATCAACAACACGAGCGGAACCGCGGCCACCACCTATAACGATGAGGCCACGGACTTCCGCCGGCGCGTGGCGAGCATCACCGACCGCAAAGGGACCGAAACCCGTTACGCCTATGCCGAGGGCCTGGATCCGGACACCTACGATCCCAACCGGATCGAAACCATCACCGAGGCGTACGGCAAGCCCGAGCAGCGCGTCCGCACCGTGGTCACCGACACCAAGTCGAACCGGCTCAGCCAGACCACGATCGGCAACCGGCTGACCCGGATCAACCGCAACAGCCGGATGCAGCCGGACACCGTGACCGTGCGCGATACCGCCACCAACGCGGCGCGCACCACCACGTACGCGTACTGCGAATCGGCCGATGTTTCCGCCGCCAACAGCGCCTGCCCGATCTTGGGCCTGCTGAAATCCGTGGACGGACCGCGCACCGATGTCAGCGACGTCACGACGTTCGAGTACTACGGCAGCGACGACAGCACCTGCGCGACCACGCCGGCGCTGTGCACCTACCGCAAGGGCGACCTGCGCAAGACCATCGACGCGCTCGGCCGGGCGACGGAAGTGCTGGGGTACGACCCGCAAGGCCGCCCGCTGTCGGTGCTGGATGCCAATGGCGTGGTAACGGACTACGAGTACACCGCGCGCGGCTGGCTGACCGCCACGAAGGTGCGTGGTGCCGACAATGCCGTCGAGACCGACGACCGCATCACCCGCATCGAGCACGAGCCCGACGGCTTGGTGAAGAAGGTGACGCTGCCCGGCGGCGTGTACACCCGCTATACGTACAACGCCGCGCGTCAGCTCACCGATGTGATCGACAACGCCGGCAACACGATCCACTACACCCTGGATCTGGCCGGCAACATCAAGCAGCAGGACACCAAGACCGCCAGCGGTGCGCTTAAGCACACGTTGTCGCGGGTGTTCAACACGCTGGGACAGCTGCAAACGCTCAAGGATTCCGCCCAGAACGCCACCGGGTTCGCCTACGACAACAACGGCAATCCCCGCGAGGCCACTGACGCGCTGGGGCGCGTCACGACCCAGACCTACGACCCGCTCGACCGCCTCGGCACGACGCTGCAGGACGCCGGCGGCCTGGCGGCGGAAACCAAGCTGCAGTACACCGCGCTCGATCAGATCGCCAAGGTCACCGACCCGAACGGCCTGAGCACGGCTTACGTGTACAACGGTTTCGGCGACCGGACCAAGCTGACCAGCCCGGACACCGGCATCACCAACTACACCTACAACGAAGCCGGCCTGCTGGCGACCAAGAAGGACGCCAACGACGCGGCGGCCAACCGCTACACCTACGACGCGCTGGGTCGCCCGAAAGCGATCTTCTACACCGCGGCCGGCCCGGCCGATGTCGAGTACGACTACGACACGGTCAATGCCGAATGCACCGCGGGGCAGACGTTCGCCCTGGGGCGCCTGACCGCGAGCCGGACCGAAGGCAACGAGCTGAAGTACTGCTACGACCGCTTCGGCCAGGTCGTGCGCAAGGTGCAGATCGTCTCCGGCAAGAGCTTCACCCTGAAGTACGCCTACACCATCGGCGGCCACCTCTACACCGTCACCTACCCCGACGGCACCACGGTGGATTACGCCCGCGATACGCAGGCGCGCATCAAGGAGATCGGTGTCCGGCCGTACGGCGGGACCCGCACGGTGCTGCTCAACAACGCGGCCTATGAACCGTTCGGTCCGGTCGCCGGCTGGACGTATGGCAACGGCCGCACCCTCAGCCGCACCTACGACCTGGACTATCGGCCGAAGACCATCTTCGACGCCGCCAGCGGCGGGTTGTCCCTGGGCTATGGCTACAACACGATCGGTGAGCTGATCGAGCTCAAGGACGGCCTGCAAAGCGCCAGCCTCGCCGGCTACGAGTACGACACGCTAGGCCGCCTGACGAAGACCCTCGACGGGGTGAATCCGATGGAGACGTACAGCTACGACAAAACCGGCAATCGCAAGAGCCTGCTGCACGGCGGCATCACCGATGCTTACGTCTACCCGGCCACCAACCATCGGCTGAGCAGCGTGGCCGGCGTGGCGCGTGCTTACAACGCGGTCGGCAACACCACGAGCGTCGGGGGAACGGCGAAGCAGTACGTCTACAACGCCAACGACCGATTGAGCCAGTTCAAGCAGGCTGGCGCCATCAGGGCCAGCTACCGTTACAACGCGATCAGCGAGCGGGTGGCGACGACGGGCGCCACGACGACCGCCATCGACACTTACACGCTGTACGACGAGAGCGGCAACTGGATCGGCGATTACGACAGCGCCGGCGCGGCCAAGCAACAAGCCGTGTGGTTCGGAAGCGCGCCGGTCGGTTTGGTCGTCGGCAGCGGTAGTACGCAAACGCTGCAATATGTGCAGCCAGACCACTTGGGCACGCCGCGAGCGGTCATCGACCCGAACCGCAACGTCGCGATCTGGACCTGGGACGCCAAGAGCGAGGCGTTCGGCAATAGCCCGCCGAATCAGGACCCGGATCTGGATGGCACCGCGTTCGAGTTCAATATGCGCTTCCCCGGTCAGCGGTATGACGCGACGAGCGGTCTGATCTACAACTACTTCCGCGATTACGATCCGAGCGTCGGCCGCTACCTGCAGAGCGATCCGATCGGGCTTCAAGGCGGCATCAGCACCTACGCCTATGCCTTCAATGCACCTGCTACCGAGTACGATCCCTACGGCCTAGCTCCGCCGGGTCGCACCGCCACACCGACTCGCCCGAGACCGCCGGTTCTCGATCGAATGGCGCCTGGCGCTAGCCGTATCTACACGCGAAAGGAATTTACAGAGCGTTTCGGCCCATTTACTGGTGAAGTGGAGCGTCAGTTAGATCGCGGGTGCGTCGGCGTGGCCTCGATCTATCAGAATATGGGGTTCAACATGCCGGAGAATGCGCCGGGAGCACAGTGCTTCAAGACGCAAGATGAAGCTGATCGCAAGGCGAAGGAATGCAAAAGCGATATGGTGTGGGTGAAGCAAGGCATTTGGCGCAACAAGAATGAAAGCACTATCACCCCTCACTCAATCATGGGAAAGAAGGGAAATGACCCTAACAACCCATCCGAGGCTTTCAACTACATTACTTGGCTGCCCGACGAAGAATTGTACGTCATCATGAACTACAGAATCGAGGATGTACCAGCCAATGGTCCGCAGCTAATCGAAGTTCGATCCTCACATAATTCTCAGATCACGCCTAACAGCACATACCCCAACCAGATTTTCTGTACAGTTTGCTCAGTGAACAACAAGTAG